In Strigops habroptila isolate Jane chromosome 6, bStrHab1.2.pri, whole genome shotgun sequence, a single genomic region encodes these proteins:
- the ID2 gene encoding DNA-binding protein inhibitor ID-2, whose amino-acid sequence MKAFSPVRSVRKNGLSEHNLGISRSKTPVDDPMSLLYNMNDCYSKLKELVPSIPQNKKVSKMEILQHVIDYILDLQIALDSHPSIVSLHHQRPGQNPSSRTPLTTLNTDISILSLQASEFPSELMSSDSKALCG is encoded by the exons ATGAAAGCCTTCAGCCCGGTGCGGTCCGTCAGGAAAAACGGTCTCTCGGAGCACAACCTGGGCATCTCGCGGAGCAAGACTCCCGTGGATGACCCCATGAGCCTGCTGTACAACATGAATGACTGCTACTCCAAGCTGAAGGAGCTCGTGCCCAGCATCCCGCAGAACAAGAAAGTGAGCAAGATGGAAATCCTGCAGCACGTTATCGACTACATCCTGGACCTGCAGATCGCCCTGGACTCGCACCCCAGCATCGTTAGCCTGCACCACCAGAGACCTGGCCAAAACCCTTCCTCCCGAACTCCTCTGACCACCCTAAACACAGACATCAGCATTCTCTCGCTACAG GCGTCCGAGTTCCCCTCAGAGCTCATGTCGAGCGACAGCAAAGCACTTTGTGGCTGA